The nucleotide window TCTTATTCATAGGCAAATAAGCTTTCTAGTTCTTCTTGGATTTCTTTTAGTCGTTTTTTAGATTTTTCCATCTCTGCTTCATCTTTTACTTGCATTGCCTCAAACAGAGAAGCTAGCTCGTAATCAAGCTCTAATCTCAAAATGCGTTCGTATTGCTTTTCCACATCAACCTTGCGTATAATTTTAACCATCTGTTTCATACTTGTCACGCTCCTCCTAGTTTGATTTTTTGTGTTACTATTATTTTCCCAAAAAAACAATAAAATAAACCTCATTTTTGAAAGGAATTCAAATAAAATGGTAAAAGTACAATGGACAAACGATGATTTTCAAGTATTTTCAATTGATGGCTTAGACGAAAGAATGGAAGCATTAACAACAATTATTCGCCCTAAATTTCATCAATTAGGTGAGTATTTCGCAACATACTTTAGCACAAAAACAGGTGACGAATTTTTCCCACATGTCGCAAAGCATGCGCGTCGTACAATTAATCCACCAAAAGACTCATGGGTAGCCTTCGCACCATATAAACGCGGCTACAAAGCGTTGCCACACTTCCAAATCGGCTTATGGGGAACACATCTTTTTATCGTTGTTGCAGTAATTTATGAAGCGCCTCAAAAAGCTGAAATGGCAGAGCTTCTACTAGCGAACGTAAAGCCATTTAATAAACTAACAGATGACTTTGTGCTGTCAGGTGATCACATGTCTCCAGATGTTGTACCGTTTGATAAAGAACAGTTACAAAAGCTTCTTACACGTTTACGTGATATCAAAAAAGGCGAGTTTTTAGTGGGTCGCCATTTAACTATTGAACAAGCAACAGCAATGTCTGCTGAGGAGTTTTTAGCATTTGCTGAAGAGACATTTGACAAGCTTGTCCCAATTTATAATGCGATTATTGGCAAATAGCGCTATTATATACTATGCAAAAAAGACTAACAAACATACCAATTATTTGGCGTTGTTAGTCTTTTTTATTATGATTTGGCATAATTGCTATGCTATTCTGTCACAATATTCCCTTTATATATTGTCATCTTGCGCTTCGATGTTCTTGCAATTGCTTCTGCAGAGCATGATGCTTCAATAAGAACTATATTTGCAAGATCGCCTATCTTCGGCCAAGCTTGCTGCCCTTTGTTATCCAGTGGCTTAATACCGCCTGTAATAAATTGCAGTGTTTCTGCTAACACTCGCTCATGTGACCATCTTGAAAGCTGTGCTAGTCGACCTGCACGCTCTAAAATATCGCCATTGCCAAACGGTGACCATGAATCAAAAATATTATCACAGCCTACTGCTACATCGACACCCTTTTGATGTAGCAAGCCAACAGGTGGGAAGCTGCGTCCAATTGGAGCGCTCGTAATAATTGTCATGCCAGCTGTCGCCAAAATGTCTGCCATTCCTTCAGCCTGAGCGGGAGAAATATCGCCAAGCGCAAATGCATGACTTACCGCTACTTTACCTTGCAAGCCCGCCTCTACCGTTAATTCAGCTAAACGCTTTATTGTAAAAATGCCTAGCTGATCTGCATCGTGTAAATGCAAATCAATACCTGCACCCGCTTCTACCGCAAGCTCCACCATCTGCTGCAAGGAACGCTCAATATCGCCATCTACCATGGCAGGGTCTACACCACCAACAAATCCTGCACCTTGTTGTAATGCTTCTCGCACTAGCTCCTTTGCATTTGTACGTAGTAAACCGTGCTGTGGGAATGCCACAATTTCATTTGAAAGCTTACCGTCAAATGTTTGTAGTGCTTTTTGTACCTGCTCTAAATTGCCTAAGCCAACCTCTGGATAAATATCAACATGTGTGCGAACATGTGTCACACCATATTGTGAATAATGTGTAAGTAATGTTTCCGCACGCTCCTGTGTCGTTGTGCGCAATGTAGGCAATACTGTTTTTTCTACTTCAAAGCGTCCGAAAATATCCTTTGTCGGTGTTACAGCACGCCAATCATCACCTAGTAATGTTTTATCTAAATGACAATGCATCTCTTTAAATGAAGGCAATGCTAATAAGTTTTTCACATCTTTTTGTGGTACATTATCTGTTAATACTTCAGTGGCTGGTACAATTTTTTCAATGAATCCATTGTTTATTAATAAATGAAAGCTCGCTGTTGTCGTACTGATAACTGTTTCGCCATCCATTTCATAGCCTGTTTCTAATAATGCATTTGTTAGCCAATACATATTACATTTCCTCCTTCATAACAAAATGACCTTGATAAACAACAGCAGCACGCTTACTTCTACGAGCTACTGCCTCCGCAGAACAGCTCGCCTCTACTAGGACGAAATTTGCTACATCCCCAACATTTGGCCAAACACGCTGTCCACTCACATTTAACGGCGTAATTCCACCTGTAATATAGCCTAAAGCCTGTCCAAGTGAACGCTCCTCGCTCAAACGGAAACGCTCTGCTAAGGTGCTCGCTTTTTCTAAGCTATCCCCTTTACCAAAAGGTGACCAGTGATCGATAATGCTATCGTCACCAAGAAACACCTCTACTCCTTTTTCCTTTAACATTGGAATGGGAATCGTATGTCCTAAAGGTACAGAGGAGGCAATTGAAATACGTTGCTGTGCTAGCATTTCTGCTACTTCACTTGCCTCTGCTAATGGAATATCTGCCAGTGCTAGTGCATGGCTAATCGTTACTCGACCTTGCCAGCCTGCTTCCTCGGTCAATGTAGCTAAACGCTTAAACGTATAAATGCCTAAATGACCTCCATCATGAATATGTAAATCAATATTGGCATTTGCCTCGACTGCAATATCCATCACCGTTTGCAAGGAACGTTCCACATCACCATCCATCGTTGCAGGGTCTACACCACCAACAAGTGCAGCACCATTTTTCATCGCTTCTCTTACAAGAGCTACAGAATCGCTTCGTAATAAGCCATGCTGTGGGAAAGCTACAATTTCCACAAACGCTTTGTTTTTATAGTTCTCGACTGCACGCAATGTTGCTTCTAGGTTTTTTAAACCAATTGTAGGGTCGATATTAACATGTGAGCGAATGTGCGTTGTTCCTGCACTTAATAATAAATCAAGCAGCTTTTCTGCTCTTTGCTGTGCTACAGGTAATAAGCGTGGCAGTAGCTCCTGTTCTTCTTCAATGCGGGTAATAATCCCTTTCGTTGGAATTGAAGGTGCCTTCCAATCCCCACCGTAATATGTTTTATCAAGATGGATATGCATATCTCTAAATGAAGGTAGCATTAAGCTATTTTTTGCATCATGCTGCGGCAGATTCGTTAATAAAGGCTCACTTACCATCATCATCTCCTGTATTTTTCCATCCTCAATACGCAGATGATAAAGCCCTGTTTTTGTTGCAACTACTGCATCATTTTCATAATAATAGCCTTCCTCTAATCGCACATTCTTTAACCAATAATTCATTTTCTCACTCTCCTGCTGCTAATATTTTTTCTATTTCTGTAAAGCCAAGCTTACGTGCATGCTCTAGCGGTGTGATACCTTGCGCATCCGCAATCTCGATGTCTGCACCATGCTCAATTAGCAATTGAACGATTTGCTGGTGACGCTTACCACCATCTCCAAGAATTACGGCTTCCATTAATGCTGTCCAGTGTAAATTATTAATATGATTAACATTCGTATCGCTATTTTCAAGCAGCTCCTTAACAACCTCAACATGTCCACGTTCAGCCGCTGGAATAATAGCAATACCACCAAAGCGATTCGTAAGCGTTGTATCTGCTCCTGCTGCAAGTGCTAGCTTGACAATCGGCAAATACCCTGATGCTCCAGCGTATAATAGAACATTATTTAATTGTTTATCACGAATATTAATATTTGCGCCATGCTCAATTAATAGCCTTACCATTTCTACTTGATTATTATATGTCGCCGCCATAGCAGCAGTTGTTCCGTTTGAATCTATACTATTAATATCGATATCTGTTTCCAATAACGTTAAAACACGTTCCATATCCCCTTGTGCTGCGTATTGAATGAATTGCTGTTCCATTGTCTCCCCCTGCTTTTCTTCAATTTGTTGACATGCTGTCATTATTAACAATGATAACAGCACTATCACACATGCCCGAATAATGGCTATAACCTCCTTTTATTTTTCTTAGTAAATATGCTAGCATGGAATGAACTATATGAAAAATATTAAAAAAATTTATTTCACTTAACTTTTAGCTATATAAAGGGAGAAATAGACAATGGATATTCGACAGTTACGTTACTTCATTGCGATTGTAGAGGAGCAACAAATCTCTGCTGCTGCTGAAAGGCTTCATATATCACAGCCGCCATTGAGTCAGCATTTAAAGGCAATGGAGGAGGAGCTTGGTGCAAAATTAATCGAGCGTAGTGGGCGTTTTTTTGAAGTAACTGAGGCAGGAAAGACATTATATAAATATGCCTTGCAAATGACACAGTTAATGGAGGAGGCACAAGTAGAGGTTAAAGAAATTGGAAATGGTAACAATGGCACTTTGAAAGTAGGTGTTAATACATTGTCCGTTTCAAAATTGAGTGACGTACTACAGCAATTTAAGCAGCTCTATCCAAATGTGACATATAAGATTCAACAAAATGAATCCGCTCATTTATGTCAGCTTGTACGCCAACGCCATGTTGAGCTTGCCTTTATTCGGCTACCATTAGAGCTTGAGGATTTTTCAGTTAGCCATCTTTATACAGAGCCTTTTTACTTTATCACAGCCGAAAAACGAGCTTTTCCAAATAAAGAAATCTCCTTATCGGATATTCAAAATGAGACACTTATTTTACCAAGCACAGAAGGACTAGGCTTACATTATTTAATTTGGGAGGCATTTTCTCGCCAACAAATTCAACCAACAATTATTAGCGAATGTTCTGATATTACACTGTTGCTTCAGTTAGTGGCAGCACATTTTGGCACAGCCATTGTGCCTGAAACTGTGTTGAAGCAGCATCAGTTAAATAAAATTTATACTTACAAAATTACTAGTAGCTCTCTCACTTCATCCATTGGCCTGATTTGGTTGAAAAATCACTATTTATCTAAAACAGCACAAAATTTTGTAGATTTATTTAAAGTTAATGGATTTTACTAGAGTTTAAAGAAAATGACTGATAGGAAAGCATTTCCTACCAGCCATTTTCTCTTATAATAAGTAGCCCTGCTAATAGTTAGTATGTTTGTTAAGATTAATCCCATTGCATTGC belongs to Lysinibacillus louembei and includes:
- a CDS encoding YktB family protein: MVKVQWTNDDFQVFSIDGLDERMEALTTIIRPKFHQLGEYFATYFSTKTGDEFFPHVAKHARRTINPPKDSWVAFAPYKRGYKALPHFQIGLWGTHLFIVVAVIYEAPQKAEMAELLLANVKPFNKLTDDFVLSGDHMSPDVVPFDKEQLQKLLTRLRDIKKGEFLVGRHLTIEQATAMSAEEFLAFAEETFDKLVPIYNAIIGK
- a CDS encoding amidohydrolase family protein, with amino-acid sequence MNYWLKNVRLEEGYYYENDAVVATKTGLYHLRIEDGKIQEMMMVSEPLLTNLPQHDAKNSLMLPSFRDMHIHLDKTYYGGDWKAPSIPTKGIITRIEEEQELLPRLLPVAQQRAEKLLDLLLSAGTTHIRSHVNIDPTIGLKNLEATLRAVENYKNKAFVEIVAFPQHGLLRSDSVALVREAMKNGAALVGGVDPATMDGDVERSLQTVMDIAVEANANIDLHIHDGGHLGIYTFKRLATLTEEAGWQGRVTISHALALADIPLAEASEVAEMLAQQRISIASSVPLGHTIPIPMLKEKGVEVFLGDDSIIDHWSPFGKGDSLEKASTLAERFRLSEERSLGQALGYITGGITPLNVSGQRVWPNVGDVANFVLVEASCSAEAVARRSKRAAVVYQGHFVMKEEM
- a CDS encoding amidohydrolase translates to MYWLTNALLETGYEMDGETVISTTTASFHLLINNGFIEKIVPATEVLTDNVPQKDVKNLLALPSFKEMHCHLDKTLLGDDWRAVTPTKDIFGRFEVEKTVLPTLRTTTQERAETLLTHYSQYGVTHVRTHVDIYPEVGLGNLEQVQKALQTFDGKLSNEIVAFPQHGLLRTNAKELVREALQQGAGFVGGVDPAMVDGDIERSLQQMVELAVEAGAGIDLHLHDADQLGIFTIKRLAELTVEAGLQGKVAVSHAFALGDISPAQAEGMADILATAGMTIITSAPIGRSFPPVGLLHQKGVDVAVGCDNIFDSWSPFGNGDILERAGRLAQLSRWSHERVLAETLQFITGGIKPLDNKGQQAWPKIGDLANIVLIEASCSAEAIARTSKRKMTIYKGNIVTE
- a CDS encoding LysR family transcriptional regulator, translating into MDIRQLRYFIAIVEEQQISAAAERLHISQPPLSQHLKAMEEELGAKLIERSGRFFEVTEAGKTLYKYALQMTQLMEEAQVEVKEIGNGNNGTLKVGVNTLSVSKLSDVLQQFKQLYPNVTYKIQQNESAHLCQLVRQRHVELAFIRLPLELEDFSVSHLYTEPFYFITAEKRAFPNKEISLSDIQNETLILPSTEGLGLHYLIWEAFSRQQIQPTIISECSDITLLLQLVAAHFGTAIVPETVLKQHQLNKIYTYKITSSSLTSSIGLIWLKNHYLSKTAQNFVDLFKVNGFY
- a CDS encoding ankyrin repeat domain-containing protein, with the protein product MEQQFIQYAAQGDMERVLTLLETDIDINSIDSNGTTAAMAATYNNQVEMVRLLIEHGANINIRDKQLNNVLLYAGASGYLPIVKLALAAGADTTLTNRFGGIAIIPAAERGHVEVVKELLENSDTNVNHINNLHWTALMEAVILGDGGKRHQQIVQLLIEHGADIEIADAQGITPLEHARKLGFTEIEKILAAGE